The proteins below come from a single Vidua macroura isolate BioBank_ID:100142 chromosome 17, ASM2450914v1, whole genome shotgun sequence genomic window:
- the LOC128815889 gene encoding BPI fold-containing family B member 4-like, whose amino-acid sequence MMESCTSAQAVNTHVKLVLGMMWVFPQVLCQDMPPFWCLIFLGGLLPPSQGLLNLLNAAQPIGGLLGTGLIDGKSGLPGTGALGEGGLLGTGLLGKGSPSGAESGGPLGAGNERSGAGVLGTGLLGGQPGINGLLGTGILSGKGLGPGLLGEELGKGLLGEGLGTGLLGGEGLGNGLLSNGLLGNNSLLGETGLLGTGLLGKGGLLGNGSLLGLDGLLGEAGRLLGGAGGLLGGGAPQKMTRYAWLKVLNLENARVSWKVLRGTELVLNLYSKLVLRFPGIFQFLSGSSVETNITSHIALTQDSPGDLKLVLKNCSNLLGGFSVSLRKGFLTNLVSSMLNKTLKSLVPALLCPLVNLWVSIININLQFLNRVVSFGLLGKIYSALSKLPVTSGHYVELDLQNSPFPSTFIDWLLQTAGVNPTINP is encoded by the exons ATGATGGAGAGCTGCACCAGTGCCCAGGCTGTCAATACCCATGTGAAACTGGTGCTTGGGATGATGTGGGTCTTCCCACAGGTGCTGTGCCAGGACATGCCACCGTTCTGGTGTCTCATCTTTCTTGGGggcctcctgcctccctcccaggGCCTCCTCAACCTGCTGAACGCAGCACAGCCCATCGGTG GCCTGCTTGGCACTGGTCTCATCGATGGAAAAAGTGGGTTGCCTGGCACAGGTGCTCTTGGTGAAGGTGGGCTGCTTGGCACTGGCCTCCTGGGCAAAGGAAGTCCAAGTGGAGCAGAAAGTGGAGGTCCCCTTGGTGCAGGAAACGAACGCAGTGGAGCTGGGGTCCTTGGCACAGGCCTCCTAG GAGGACAACCTGGCATCAATGGGCTGCTCGGCACAGGCATCCTTAGTGGGAAAGGCCTTGGCCCAGGCCTCCTTGGTGAAGAACTTGGCAAAGGCCTCCTTGGTGAAGGACTTGGCACAGGCCTCCTTGGTGGGGAAGGACTTGGTAATGGCCTCCTCAGCAATGGCCTCCTTGGCAATAACAGCCTTCTTGGAGAGACAGGTCTGCTTGGCACAGGGCTGCTTGGAAAAGGAGGTCTCCTAGGCAATGGAAGTCTgcttggacttgatggtcttcTGGGTGAAGCAGGAAGACTGCTGGGTGGAGCAGGAGGACTCTTGGGTGGTGGAGCCCCCCAGAAGATGACACGCTACGCCTG GCTGAAGGTGCTGAACCTCGAGAACGCCCGAGTGTCATGGAAGGTCCTTCGTGGAACTGAGCTTGTGCTGAACCTGTACTCGAAGCTGGTGCTCCGCTTTCCAGG gatttttcagtttctgagtGGATCCTCAGTAGAAACAAACATCACATCACAcattgccctgacccaggacTCTCCTGGTGACCTTAAGCTGGTGCTTAAGAATTGCAGCAACCTCCTTGGTGGCTTCAGTGTCAGCCTGCGGAAAGG CTTCCTCACCAATCTGGTGAGCAGCATGCTGAACAAGACTCTTAAGTCGCTTGTCCCTGCACTG CTCTGCCCATTAGTGAACTTGTGGGTCAGCATCATCAACATTAATCTGCAATTCCTCAACC gTGTCGTCTCCTTTGGGCTTCTGGGGAAAATCTACTCTGCCCTCTCCAAACTGCCAGTGACATCTGGGCACTACGTGGAGCTGGATCTGCAG AATTCCCCTTTCCCAAGCACCTTCATCGACTGGCTCCTTCAGA CTGCAGGTGTCAATCCCACGATCAATCCGTAG